One window of the Sphaerochaeta associata genome contains the following:
- a CDS encoding NAD(P)/FAD-dependent oxidoreductase: MHYVMIGNSIASTACIEAIRTIDTEGPITVIGEENHPCYSRPLISYLLQGKTDEARLAYRAAAFYEENSVTVLQGIRATSIDKEKKTVLLDSEAVLAYDKLLLATGSSPFIPPIKGLEEVKNCFTFLALDEAKRLQAHLRKESRVLILGAGLIGLKCAEAIIDKVHSVSVVDLAPRVLMSVLDDAASEQVRKHLQEQGLRFFLGDSIRECTANEALLQSGSVIGFDLLVIAVGVKPNIQLAKEAGLDVNRGILVDEGGRTSDADVFAAGDCTEGPEMISGQKAVLALLPNAYLQGETAGTNMAGGEASFDRAVAMNALSLMGLHLITVGRYEGTSHLIACQEGYKRLFVKDNHLVGCILIGEACKRAGIYTAMIRNRVELDSLDFTLICEEPLLMAFAKNVRQLHLGGPV; the protein is encoded by the coding sequence ATGCACTACGTAATGATAGGGAATTCCATAGCAAGCACCGCCTGCATCGAGGCTATCAGGACCATTGATACGGAGGGACCGATCACTGTAATCGGAGAGGAGAACCACCCGTGCTACAGCCGGCCCCTGATCTCCTACTTATTGCAGGGAAAGACCGATGAAGCCCGTTTGGCCTATCGCGCCGCCGCCTTTTATGAAGAGAACTCGGTGACGGTACTGCAGGGTATTCGTGCAACAAGCATCGACAAGGAGAAGAAGACTGTTCTTCTCGATTCCGAAGCAGTCCTTGCCTATGACAAACTGCTCTTGGCAACCGGCTCTTCTCCTTTCATCCCCCCGATCAAAGGACTGGAGGAGGTGAAGAACTGCTTCACCTTCCTCGCCCTTGATGAAGCCAAGCGCCTGCAGGCTCATTTGAGAAAAGAGAGCCGCGTCCTCATTCTGGGTGCAGGACTCATCGGCCTTAAATGTGCCGAGGCAATCATTGACAAGGTGCATTCGGTCAGTGTGGTGGATCTCGCACCGAGGGTTCTGATGAGTGTGCTCGATGATGCTGCCTCCGAGCAGGTTCGAAAACACCTCCAAGAGCAGGGTCTTCGCTTCTTTTTGGGCGACAGCATCCGTGAATGCACCGCCAACGAAGCCTTGCTGCAAAGCGGCAGCGTCATTGGTTTCGACTTGTTGGTCATCGCCGTGGGAGTCAAGCCGAACATCCAACTGGCCAAAGAAGCAGGCCTCGATGTCAATCGCGGCATTCTCGTAGACGAGGGGGGAAGAACCAGCGATGCAGATGTCTTTGCTGCAGGCGACTGCACCGAAGGGCCTGAGATGATAAGCGGCCAAAAGGCGGTGCTTGCCCTGCTTCCCAATGCATACCTCCAAGGAGAGACTGCCGGAACCAATATGGCCGGAGGCGAAGCTTCCTTTGACAGGGCCGTCGCCATGAATGCCCTTTCACTTATGGGTCTGCACCTTATCACCGTAGGACGGTACGAGGGAACGTCCCACTTGATTGCCTGCCAGGAAGGATACAAGCGCTTGTTCGTCAAGGACAATCATCTGGTCGGGTGCATCTTGATAGGGGAAGCATGCAAGAGAGCCGGTATCTACACGGCGATGATCCGCAATAGAGTCGAACTTGATTCACTCGATTTCACCCTTATTTGCGAGGAGCCTCTCTTGATGGCTTTCGCAAAGAATGTACGGCAACTGCACTTGGGAGGGCCAGTATGA
- a CDS encoding 4Fe-4S dicluster domain-containing protein — protein MKRIYVNEMWCLGCHLCEYYCAYANSGVKDMVKALKDKQIQARITVEQRGAISFAVNCRHCTEPLCVKSCIGGAITSKDGVIVIDQSRCVLCYSCIMACPYGALTPAVEGVMQKCELCTTNSQGQPACIQGCPNKAIVFEER, from the coding sequence ATGAAACGCATCTATGTCAATGAAATGTGGTGTCTGGGCTGCCACCTGTGCGAGTACTACTGCGCGTATGCCAATTCGGGTGTGAAGGATATGGTCAAGGCATTGAAAGACAAACAAATCCAGGCCCGAATCACCGTCGAACAACGCGGGGCCATCAGCTTTGCCGTCAACTGCCGTCACTGCACCGAGCCGCTGTGTGTCAAAAGTTGCATCGGCGGGGCGATAACGAGCAAGGACGGGGTGATCGTCATCGACCAAAGTCGTTGCGTCCTGTGTTATTCCTGCATCATGGCCTGCCCCTACGGGGCTTTGACACCGGCTGTGGAGGGAGTGATGCAAAAGTGCGAACTTTGCACCACCAATTCACAAGGACAGCCTGCCTGCATCCAAGGCTGTCCCAACAAGGCCATCGTCTTCGAGGAGCGTTGA
- a CDS encoding glutamate synthase-related protein gives MGINYLYPPFEIMRNQDRCITCRVCERQCANLVHHYDEDKKRMTADESLCVNCHRCVSLCPTRALKIVKTDHIFKENANWKTEVIEDIYRQAGTGGVLLASMGTPKDYPVYWDKMLINASQVTNPSIDPLREPMETRTYLGRKSSKISRDAEGRIIPNSSGQLKLDIPIMFSAMSYGSISYNVHKSLAMAASELGTFYNTGEGGLHKDFYHYGKNTIVQVASGRFGVHPEYLNAGAAIEIKMGQGAKPGIGGHLPGSKIGEDISATRMIPLHADAISPAPHHDIYSIEDLRQLVYALKEATRYTKPVIVKVAAVHNISAIASGIARSGADIIAIDGFRGGTGAAPARIRDNVGIPIELALASVDQRLRQEGIRGNVSLVVGGSIRSSSDVIKAIALGADAIYIATSALIALGCHLCRTCHSGKCNWGIATQNPELVKRLNPEVGSNHLVNLLTAWNHEIKEMMGGMGINSIEALRGNRLMLRGIGLNETELKILGIAHAGQ, from the coding sequence ATGGGCATCAACTACCTGTATCCGCCCTTTGAGATTATGCGCAACCAGGACAGGTGCATCACCTGTCGGGTCTGCGAGCGGCAGTGTGCCAATTTGGTGCATCACTACGACGAGGATAAGAAACGCATGACTGCCGATGAGAGCCTCTGCGTCAACTGCCATCGCTGTGTCTCCCTCTGCCCCACCCGGGCCCTGAAGATTGTAAAGACCGACCACATCTTCAAGGAGAATGCAAACTGGAAGACGGAGGTCATCGAGGACATCTACCGTCAGGCAGGAACCGGAGGAGTACTGCTGGCCTCCATGGGAACACCAAAGGATTATCCGGTGTACTGGGATAAGATGCTGATCAATGCGAGTCAGGTGACCAACCCTTCCATCGACCCGCTGCGCGAACCTATGGAAACACGGACCTACCTGGGAAGGAAGAGCTCCAAAATCAGCCGGGATGCAGAAGGTCGAATCATACCCAATTCGTCAGGACAATTGAAGCTCGATATCCCGATCATGTTCAGTGCCATGTCCTACGGCTCGATCTCCTACAACGTCCACAAGAGTCTTGCCATGGCGGCCAGCGAACTGGGCACCTTCTACAACACCGGCGAAGGGGGCCTGCACAAGGACTTCTATCACTATGGAAAGAATACCATCGTCCAGGTTGCCTCGGGCCGCTTCGGTGTACACCCCGAGTACCTGAACGCCGGGGCGGCGATTGAGATCAAGATGGGACAGGGAGCCAAGCCGGGTATCGGAGGGCACCTGCCGGGTTCAAAGATTGGAGAGGACATCTCCGCCACCCGCATGATCCCCCTGCATGCCGATGCCATAAGTCCTGCACCCCATCACGACATCTACTCCATCGAGGACCTGAGACAGCTCGTCTACGCCCTCAAGGAAGCGACCCGTTACACCAAGCCGGTCATTGTAAAAGTAGCAGCGGTGCATAACATCTCGGCCATCGCCAGCGGCATCGCCCGCAGCGGTGCGGACATCATCGCCATCGATGGGTTTCGCGGAGGCACAGGTGCTGCTCCGGCCCGGATTCGTGACAATGTCGGCATCCCCATCGAATTGGCACTGGCCAGTGTCGACCAGAGACTGCGCCAAGAGGGCATCAGGGGCAACGTCAGCTTGGTCGTGGGAGGCTCGATCCGTAGCAGCAGCGATGTCATCAAGGCCATCGCCCTGGGAGCCGATGCAATCTACATCGCCACCAGCGCCTTGATCGCCTTGGGTTGCCATCTGTGCCGTACGTGCCACAGCGGCAAGTGCAACTGGGGTATCGCTACGCAGAATCCCGAGCTGGTGAAGCGACTTAACCCAGAGGTGGGAAGCAATCATCTGGTCAATCTCCTCACCGCATGGAACCATGAGATCAAGGAGATGATGGGAGGCATGGGCATCAACAGCATCGAGGCGCTTCGTGGCAATCGCCTGATGCTCAGAGGCATCGGCCTGAACGAGACCGAGCTGAAGATTCTCGGCATAGCACATGCCGGCCAATAG
- a CDS encoding glutamate synthase encodes MTTIPAGFMEYEALNKAIRDTDDDQITIERATGQRYIGSALADKQLFINGTAGNALGCFLDGGTITVHGNGQDATGDTMNDGKIIIHGSCGDGTGYAMRGGAIYIRDSSGYRSGIHMKAYQEKQPLLIIGDRAGSFLGEYQAGGTIIVLGRNQEGKPPVGYFCGTGMHGGIMYLRCDTLPVSLPKQVSARDAVDGDKEVLSELLDEYCAIFSFDKQQLLASHFFILQANSATPYRMLYTHV; translated from the coding sequence ATGACAACCATACCTGCAGGCTTCATGGAGTACGAAGCCTTGAACAAGGCCATCAGAGACACGGATGATGACCAGATAACAATCGAAAGGGCGACCGGGCAGCGGTATATCGGCTCGGCCCTCGCTGACAAGCAGCTGTTCATCAATGGAACGGCCGGCAACGCCCTGGGATGCTTTCTGGATGGGGGGACGATCACCGTTCATGGGAATGGCCAGGATGCCACCGGCGATACCATGAATGATGGTAAAATCATCATCCATGGCAGTTGTGGTGATGGAACGGGCTATGCGATGCGCGGAGGTGCCATCTACATCCGCGACAGCTCGGGCTATCGTTCGGGCATCCATATGAAAGCGTACCAGGAGAAACAACCGCTTCTGATCATCGGCGACAGGGCGGGAAGCTTCCTGGGAGAATATCAGGCAGGGGGAACGATTATTGTACTGGGACGTAACCAGGAGGGAAAACCTCCGGTAGGATATTTCTGCGGAACGGGTATGCACGGTGGAATAATGTATCTTCGCTGTGATACACTTCCGGTGAGCCTGCCCAAGCAGGTTTCCGCCCGAGATGCGGTGGACGGCGACAAGGAAGTGCTGAGCGAACTTCTGGATGAGTATTGCGCGATTTTTTCCTTTGACAAGCAGCAGCTGCTTGCGTCCCACTTTTTTATACTGCAGGCGAACTCTGCGACACCTTATAGGATGTTATACACCCATGTTTGA